Proteins encoded by one window of Vitis vinifera cultivar Pinot Noir 40024 chromosome 10, ASM3070453v1:
- the LOC100243576 gene encoding ABC transporter B family member 9, translated as MNKDGGETTAKRLDQQKVTLYKLFSFADQSDVVLMTVGTISGMANGCSRPLMTVMLGKTINKFGSTDQSQIVHELSKICLVLLYLAVASGIAGFLRCNRYSTLINTSEYFTETSSWMVTGARQANRIRSLYLDTILRQDIGFFDTETTTGEVIGRMSGDTILIQDAMGEKVGKFIQLVSNFIGAFVFAFIIGWRLTLVLLPTVPLIIIAGAAMAAVISKMSSYGQVAYAEAGNVVEQTIGAIRTVAAFTGEKHAMEKYNRRLKVAYAATVKQGLASGFGVGVALLIVFLSYALAIWYGSKLIIEKGYDGGKIVNVLFCVIGGGMALGQASPCLSAFGAGQAAAYKMFETIKRKPKINAYDTNGVVLEEIMGEIELKDVYFKYPARPEVQIFSGFSLNIPSGTTAALVGQSGSGKSTVISLLERFYDPEAGEVLIDGVNLKKINLRWIRGKIGLVSQEPILFAATIKENISYGKEKATDEEIRTAIKLANAAKFIDKMPTGLDTMVGEHGTQLSGGQKQRIAIARAILKNPRILLLDEATSALDAESERIVQDALQNIMVNRTTVIVAHRLTTIRNADNIAVVHQGKIVEQGTHMELIRDPDGAYSQLVRLQEGHNQVEDAQSRVSKSSARDNARRSSRSRSLSSQISIISRDSPSVHHSYSLSSGIPDPTGIIEMEFGGKESSTTQGEAENRKRRKVSLIRLAYLNKPETPVLLLGSIAAGFHGIIYPVFGLLISTAIKIFYEPPNELKKDSRVWAFMFIGLGVLAFIALPLQNYLFGIAGGKLIQRICSLSFEKVVHQEISWFDDPANSSGSVGARLSTDASTVRSLVGDTLALVVQNLVTVAAGLVISFTANWILALIILAVLPLMGFQGYLQTRFLKGFSADAKVMYEEASQVANDAVSSIRTVASFCAEKKVMEMYQQKCEGPMKHGVRLGLVSGAGLGFSFFSTYCTNAFCFYIGAVLVQHGKATFSEVFKVYFALTFLALAISEATAMAPDTNKAKDSTASIFELLDSKPKIDSSSNEGTTLSIVKGDIELQNVSFRYSTRPDVQIFRDLCLSIPSGKTVALVGESGSGKSTVISLLERFYNPDSGHILLDGMEIQKFKLSWLRQQMGLVNQEPALFNETIRANIAYGKQGEAAEEEIIAATRAANAHNFISALPQGYDTSVGERGLQLSGGQKQRIAIARAILKDPRILLLDEATSALDAESERVVQDALDRVMVDRTTVVVAHRLTTIKGADVIAVVKNGEIAEKGTHDVLMDIRHGAYASLVALHMASST; from the exons ATGAATAAAGATGGAGGAGAAACTACTGCCAAAAGACTCGATCAACAGAAGGTTACACTCTATAAACTCTTCTCATTTGCAGACCAAAGTGATGTGGTGTTGATGACTGTTGGGACCATAAGTGGCATGGCAAATGGGTGCTCCAGGCCGCTCATGACAGTCATGTTGGGCAAAACCATCAATAAATTTGGATCCACCGATCAATCCCAGATTGTCCATGAACTATcaaag ATATGTTTAGTGCTTTTGTACCTTGCGGTTGCATCTGGCATAGCGGGGTTTCTAC GCTGTAATCGATACTCAACACTTATTAATACGTCTGAATACTTCACAGAAACTTCAAGTTGGATGGTGACTGGAGCAAGACAGGCCAACCGCATCCGAAGTTTATACTTGGATACGATACTAAGACAGGACATTGGATTCTTTGACACTGAAACAACAACCGGAGAGGTCATTGGGAGGATGTCTGGGGATACTATTCTCATTCAAGATGCAATGGGTGAAAAG GTTGGGAAGTTCATACAACTCGTGTCAAATTTTATCGGTGCCTTCGTATTTGCCTTCATAATAGGATGGCGTCTCACCCTAGTCTTGCTTCCAACTGTTCCTCTTATTATCATTGCCGGAGCAGCCATGGCCGCCGTGATATCAAAAATGTCAAGTTATGGACAAGTTGCTTATGCGGAAGCTGGAAATGTAGTGGAACAAACAATAGGAGCGATCAGAACT GTGGCCGCCTTCACCGGAGAGAAGCATGCCATGGAAAAATATAATAGGAGGCTCAAAGTTGCTTACGCTGCTACTGTTAAGCAAGGGCTAGCCTCAGGCTTTGGAGTTGGAGTGGCTCTACTAATTGTCTTCCTCAGCTATGCACTTGCCATATGGTATGGGTCCAAATTGATCATTGAGAAAGGATACGATGGTGGAAAAATCGTGAATGTCCTGTTCTGTGTCATTGGTGGAGGAAT GGCATTGGGCCAGGCATCCCCATGTCTGAGTGCTTTTGGAGCAGGGCAGGCTGCAGCATACAAGATGTTTGAGACGATCAAACGAAAACCAAAAATCAACGCCTATGATACTAATGGGGTTGTATTGGAAGAAATcatgggagaaattgaactcAAAGATGTCTACTTTAAATACCCTGCGAGGCCAGAAGTGCAGATATTTTCTGGTTTCTCATTAAACATTCCAAGTGGGACAACTGCGGCTTTAGTCGGGCAGAGTGGAAGTGGAAAGTCGACAGTGATCAGTCTGTTGGAAAGATTCTATGATCCCGAAGCTGGTGAAGTACTCATAGATGGTGTCaatctaaagaaaataaatctcAGATGGATCAGGGGGAAGATTGGGCTTGTCAGTCAGGAACCTATCTTGTTTGCAGCTACTATAAAGGAAAACATATCCTATGGAAAGGAAAAAGCAACTGACGAGGAGATTAGAACAGCAATTAAGCTTGCTAATGCTGCAAAATTCATTGACAAGATGCCCACG GGACTTGACACAATGGTGGGTGAGCATGGAACTCAGCTATCTGGGGGACAGAAGCAAAGAATTGCAATTGCAAGAGCCATTTTGAAGAACCCAAGAATCCTTCTTCTTGATGAAGCAACAAGTGCACTGGATGCTGAGTCTGAACGCATTGTCCAAGATGCACTACAGAACATCATGGTGAATCGAACCACTGTAATCGTGGCTCATCGGTTGACAACGATTAGGAATGCTGACAATATAGCAGTGGTGCATCAGGGGAAAATTGTGGAGCAAG GAACTCACATGGAGTTGATCAGAGATCCTGATGGGGCTTACTCCCAGCTAGTTCGCCTCCAAGAAGGACACAATCAGGTTGAAGATGCCCAATCAAGGGTAAGTAAGAGCTCTGCAAGAGACAATGCCAGACGCAGTTCAAGAAGCCGTAGTTTGTCTTCTCAGATATCCATAATTAGTAGAGATTCACCAAGTGTCCACCATTCTTATTCACTTAGCTCTGGCATTCCTGATCCAACTGGTATCATTGAAATGGAATTTGGTGGGAAGGAGAGCAGTACTACACAAGGTGAAGCAGAAAACAGGAAGAGACGCAAAGTTTCACTCATACGACTCGCCTACCTCAACAAGCCTGAAACGCCAGTTTTGCTACTTGGCTCCATTGCTGCAGGTTTCCATGGTATAATCTACCCAGTATTTGGCCTCCTGATCTCAACAGCCATTAAGATCTTCTATGAGCCTCCGAATGAGCTAAAAAAGGATTCCAGGGTTTGGGCATTCATGTTTATCGGTCTAGGTGTCCTGGCTTTTATAGCTCTTCCTTTGCAGAATTACTTATTCGGAATTGCAGGTGGAAAATTGATACAACGAATTTGTTCCTTATCTTTTGAGAAGGTTGTGCATCAGGAAATCAGTTGGTTTGATGACCCAGCAAATTCAAG TGGTTCAGTGGGTGCAAGGTTATCCACAGATGCTTCAACAGTCCGCAGTCTAGTGGGTGATACATTAGCCCTGGTTGTCCAGAACCTGGTGACAGTCGCAGCAGGACTTGTCATATCATTCACAGCTAACTGGATATTAGCACTAATAATATTAGCTGTGTTACCCTTAATGGGTTTTCAAGGATACCTACAAACAAGGTTCCTAAAGGGTTTCAGTGCAGACGCAAAG gTGATGTATGAAGAAGCAAGTCAAGTTGCAAATGATGCAGTTAGCAGCATCAGAACGGTTGCATCATTTTGTGCTGAGAAGAAGGTGATGGAGATGTATCAACAAAAATGTGAAGGCCCAATGAAGCATGGAGTTCGATTGGGACTTGTAAGTGGCGCAGGTTTaggcttttctttcttttcaaccTACTGCACAAATGCCTTCTGTTTCTACATCGGAGCTGTTCTTGTGCAACATGGGAAAGCAACTTTCTCAGAAGTCTTCAAG GTTTACTTTGCTTTGACATTTTTGGCATTAGCGATTTCTGAAGCTACTGCCATGGCTCCAGACACCAACAAAGCCAAGGATTCAACTGCTTCTATCTTTGAACTTCTCGACAGCAAGCCCAAAATTGATTCAAGCAGCAATGAGGGCACGACCTTGTCGATTGTGAAGGGCGACATTGAGTTACAAAATGTCAGCTTTAGATATTCAACAAGGCCAGACGTTCAAATTTTCAGGGACTTGTGCTTGAGCATCCCCTCTGGAAAG ACTGTTGCTCTAGTTGGAGAGAGTGGTAGTGGAAAGTCGACAGTAATCAGCCTACTAGAGAGATTCTACAATCCTGATTCCGGTCATATATTACTGGATGGAATGGAAATCCAAAAGTTCAAACTAAGCTGGCTGAGACAGCAAATGGGGTTGGTAAATCAAGAGCCTGCACTCTTCAATGAAACAATCCGCGCAAACATAGCATATGGAAAACAGGGAGAAGCTGCTGAGGAGGAGATCATTGCAGCCACAAGAGCAGCCAATGCCCACAACTTCATATCTGCATTACCCCAAGGCTATGACACCTCAGTTGGGGAACGGGGACTGCAATTGTCAGGCGGGCAGAAGCAGCGAATAGCCATTGCAAGGGCAATACTGAAGGACCCAAGGATCCTTCTTCTAGATGAGGCAACCAGTGCCCTCGATGCGGAGTCGGAGCGTGTGGTACAAGATGCCTTGGATAGAGTCATGGTTGACAGAACAACTGTGGTTGTGGCTCACCGCCTTACCACCATTAAAGGAGCTGATGTAATTGCAGTAGTGAAGAATGGTGAGATTGCAGAAAAGGGAACACATGACGTACTGATGGACATAAGGCATGGGGCCTATGCGTCTCTGGTAGCACTTCACATGGCTTCCTCAACTTGA
- the LOC100265902 gene encoding LOW QUALITY PROTEIN: ABC transporter B family member 9 (The sequence of the model RefSeq protein was modified relative to this genomic sequence to represent the inferred CDS: substituted 1 base at 1 genomic stop codon), which produces MNGEGGETSKRDEISQQKVAFYRLFSFADGLDIVLMTVGTLGAIADGFTQPLMTLMMGRAIHSFATSDPSHVVHQVSKVSLMFLYLAAGSGLAAFILCILVTESSSWRVTGARQANSIRSLYLKTILRQDIEFFDTETTAGEVIGRLSGDTILIEDAMGEKVGKFLQNMSTFVAGFTIAFLKGWRLVLVLLPTIPLVVMAGATMAMMMSKMSSHGQVAYAEAGAVVEETVGAIRTVASFTGEKHAIENYNKKLKVAYTSTVQQGLASGFAVGAVVRRDTMVELSSTSCSLSWLEDHGLRYRSLGQASPCLSAFTAGQAAAYKMFETIKRKPKIDTYDTSGIVLEEIRGEIELKDVYFKYPSRPDVQIFGGFSLHIPSRTTAALVGQSGSGKSTVISLLERFYDPEAGEVLIDGVNLKKLNIRSIREKIGLVSQEPILFAGTIKENISYGKKDATNEEIRAAIELSNSARFINKLQRGLDTMVGEHGTQLSGGQKQRIAIARAILKNPRILLLDEATSALDAQSERIVQDALLNIMADRTTVVVAHRLTTIRNADVIAVVHQGKIVEQGTHVELIRDPNGAYSQLVRLQEGTNQAADAQKVDKICERENTQKRSRTRSLSYKSVSMDSSSSHHSYSLSFGLPVPIGMDEIEVGREETTQQGEAENEKSPKVPLRRLAYLNKPEVPVLLLGTIAAAVHGLVFPMFAFLLSTAVKIFYEPPNQLQKDSKFWALFFVGLGVLALIVGPLQNFLFGVAGGKLIERIRSLSFEKVVHQEITWFDHPGNSRCVKQKLISNGAVGARLSTDASTVRGLVGDALALLVQNLTTIIVGLIISFTANWILALIILGVMPLLGFEGFVQGKFLKGFSAEAKVMYEEASHIVNEALGSIRTVASFCAEEKVMEMYEQKCEATVKQGIRIGLVSGIGFGSSALALHCTNALVFYIGAILVEHGKATFPQLFKVAFESNCLXVFFALTISAVGLSHASAMAPETTKAKDSAASIFHLLDSKPKIDSSIKEGTTLSTVKGDIELQHVSFKYPTRPDVQIFRDLCFSIPSGKAVALVGESGSGKSTVISLIERFYNPDSGAILLDGMEIHKFKLSWLRQQMGLVGQEPILFNETIRANIAYGKQGNASEDEIIAATRTANAHDFISALPQGYETTVGERGMQLSGGQKQRIAIARAIIKDPKILLLDEATSALDAESERVVQEALDRVMVHRTTVVVAHCLTTIRGADMIAVVKNGVIAEMGRHDKLMKIADGAYASMVALHMSSSKGEEQE; this is translated from the exons ATGAATGGAGAGGGAGGAGAAACCAGCAAAAGAGATGAGATCAGTCAGCAGAAGGTTGCATTCTACAGACTCTTCTCATTTGCAGATGGTTTGGACATAGTGTTGATGACTGTTGGCACCTTGGGTGCAATCGCAGATGGGTTTACGCAGCCGCTCATGACGCTAATGATGGGTCGTGCCATCCACTCCTTTGCAACCTCGGATCCTTCTCATGTTGTTCATCAAGTATCAAag GTGAGCCTGATGTTCTTGTACTTGGCTGCTGGTTCGGGCTTGGCAGCATTCATAC TGTGTATTTTGGTCACAGAGTCTTCGAGTTGGAGGGTGACTGGAGCTAGACAGGCAAATAGCATCCGAAGTCTCTACTTGAAAACAATATTAAGACAGGACATTGAATTCTTTGACACTGAAACTACCGCTGGAGAGGTCATAGGGAGGTTGTCTGGAGACACTATTCTCATTGAGGATGCCATGGGGGAAAAG GTTGGAAAGTTCTTACAAAATATGTCAACTTTTGTTGCTGGTTTTACGATTGCCTTCTTAAAAGGGTGGCGACTCGTCCTAGTTTTGCTTCCAACAATTCCTCTTGTTGTCATGGCTGGAGCAACAATGGCAATGATGATGTCAAAAATGTCGAGTCATGGACAAGTTGCATATGCAGAAGCCGGAGCTGTAGTAGAAGAAACGGTAGGAGCCATCAGAACA GTGGCATCCTTCACTGGGGAGAAGCACGCCATagaaaattataacaagaaGCTCAAAGTGGCCTACACCTCTACTGTTCAACAAGGGCTGGCCTCAGGCTTTGCAGTTGGAGCGGTTGTG AGGAGGGATACAATGGTGGAACTGTCGTCAACGTCTTGCTCTCTCTCATGGTTGGAGGATC ATGGTCTCCGGTATAGGTCATTGGGCCAGGCATCCCCATGTCTAAGTGCTTTTACAGCAGGGCAGGCAGCAGCATATAAGATGTTTGAGACAATCAAACGGAAACCAAAAATTGATACCTATGATACAAGTGGGATTGTATTGGAAGAAATCAGGGGAGAAATTGAACTCAAAGATGTGTACTTCAAATACCCATCAAGGCCAGACGTGCAGATATTTGGTGGTTTCTCATTGCACATTCCAAGTAGAACAACTGCAGCTCTAGTTGGGCAGAGTGGAAGTGGGAAGTCGACAGTAATCAGCCTGTTGGAAAGATTCTATGATCCCGAAGCCGGTGAAGTACTGATTGATGGTGTTAATCTAAAGAAACTAAATATCAGATCTATAAGGGAGAAAATTGGGCTAGTCAGTCAGGAACCTATCTTGTTTGCAGGTACCATAAAGGAGAACATATCATATGGTAAGAAAGATGCAACCAATGAAGAGATCAGAGCAGCAATTGAGCTTTCTAATTCTGCAAGATTCATCAACAAGCTACAAAGG GGGCTGGACACAATGGTGGGTGAACATGGAACGCAGTTATCTGGAGGACAGAAGCAAAGAATTGCAATTGCAAGAGCCATTTTGAAGAATCCAAGAATCCTTCTCCTCGATGAAGCAACAAGCGCACTGGATGCTCAGTCAGAAAGAATTGTCCAAGATGCCCTATTAAACATCATGGCCGACCGGACAACTGTAGTCGTAGCTCATCGTTTAACAACTATCAGGAATGCAGATGTCATAGCAGTGGTGCATCAAGGGAAAATTGTGGAGCAAG GAACTCATGTGGAGTTGATCAGAGATCCCAATGGGGCTTACTCCCAGCTGGTTCGCCTCCAAGAAGGAACCAATCAAGCTGCAGATGCTCAAAAGGTGGATAAGATTTGTGAAAGAGAGAATACCCAAAAGAGGTCCAGAACACGTAGTTTGTCCTATAAATCCGTGAGCATGGATTCATCAAGTAGCCACCACTCCTATTCACTTAGCTTTGGCCTCCCTGTTCCAATTGGTATGGATGAGATCGAAGTGGGCAGGGAGGAGACTACTCAACAAGGTGAGGCAGAAAATGAGAAAAGCCCTAAAGTTCCACTGAGACGATTGGCCTATCTGAACAAGCCTGAAGTGCCAGTTCTGCTGCTTGGAACCATTGCAGCTGCCGTACATGGTCTAGTCTTCCCCATGTTTGCATTCTTACTTTCAACAGCTGTTAAAATTTTCTATGAACCTCCCAACCAGCTACAAAAAGATTCCAAGTTTTGGGCACTCTTTTTTGTGGGTCTGGGTGTGCTGGCTCTGATAGTTGGTCCACTGCAAAATTTTCTCTTTGGAGTTGCAGGTGGTAAGTTGATAGAACGAATTCGTTCTTTGTCATTCGAAAAGGTTGTGCATCAAGAAATCACTTGGTTTGATCACCCAGGAAATTCAAGGTGTGTTAAACAAAAACTCATAAGCAA TGGTGCAGTTGGTGCGAGGCTATCCACCGATGCTTCAACAGTGCGAGGTCTCGTGGGTGATGCATTGGCCCTACTTGTCCAGAACTTAACAACAATCATAGTAGGACTCATCATATCATTCACAGCAAACTGGATCTTGGCACTAATAATTCTAGGTGTGATGCCATTGCTAGGTTTTGAAGGATTCGTTCAGGGGAAATTTCTAAAGGGATTCAGTGCAGAAGCCAAG GTGATGTATGAAGAAGCAAGTCATATTGTCAATGAGGCTCTTGGCAGCATCAGAACTGTTGCATCATTTTGTGCAGAAGAGAAGGTGATGGAAATGTATGAACAAAAATGTGAGGCCACCGTGAAGCAGGGAATTAGGATAGGACTTGTGAGTGGTATAGGGTTTGGGTCATCTGCCCTCGCACTCCACTGCACAAATGCGCTTGTTTTCTATATTGGAGCTATTCTTGTGGAACATGGGAAGGCGACTTTCCCACAACTTTTCAAGGTAGCTTTTGAGTCAA ACTGTTTGTAGGTTTTCTTTGCTTTGACAATTTCAGCAGTTGGACTTTCCCACGCTAGTGCCATGGCTCCTGAAACCACCAAAGCTAAGGATTCAGCTGCTTCCATATTTCACCTTCTTGACAGCAAGCCCAAGATTGATTCAAGCATCAAGGAGGGCACAACCCTATCAACTGTGAAGGGTGACATTGAGTTGCAGCATGTCAGCTTCAAATATCCAACAAGGCCAGATGTTCAAATTTTCAGAGACTTGTGCTTCAGCATCCCCTCCGGGAAG GCTGTTGCTCTAGTTGGAGAGAGTGGAAGTGGGAAGTCAACAGTGATCAGCCTAATAGAGAGGTTCTATAATCCTGATTCCGGGGCTATATTGTTGGATGGAATGGAAATCCACAAGTTCAAACTAAGCTGGCTGAGACAACAGATGGGGTTGGTAGGTCAAGAGCCTATACTTTTCAATGAGACAATTCGAGCCAACATAGCTTATGGTAAACAGGGAAATGCTTCTGAAGACGAGATCATTGCAGCCACAAGAACCGCAAATGCCCATGACTTCATATCTGCATTACCCCAGGGCTATGAAACCACAGTTGGGGAACGAGGGATGCAGTTGTCAGGAGGGCAGAAGCAGAGGATAGCCATTGCAAGGGCAATCATAAAGGACCCAAAGATCCTTTTGCTTGATGAGGCAACCAGTGCACTAGATGCAGAGTCAGAGCGTGTAGTACAAGAAGCATTAGATAGAGTGATGGTGCATAGAACAACTGTTGTCGTGGCTCACTGCCTTACCACCATCAGGGGAGCTGATATGATCGCAGTGGTGAAGAATGGTGTGATTGCCGAGATGGGAAGACATGATAAACTGATGAAGATAGCTGATGGGGCTTATGCATCAATGGTAGCACTTCACATGAGTTCATCCAAAGGGGAAGAGCAAGAGTAA